A DNA window from Micromonospora sp. NBC_01739 contains the following coding sequences:
- a CDS encoding DUF6343 family protein has protein sequence MTRSQPRRARGTVGHAYSALNLRLVLAGFGLVTMVVFAVLAFRAELALLGVVCVIFAVVAVVDLAVIQRRRAARRREEPGVRHSLFE, from the coding sequence ATGACGAGATCACAGCCCCGGCGTGCCCGCGGCACGGTCGGCCACGCGTACAGCGCACTCAATCTGCGGCTGGTGCTGGCCGGCTTCGGGCTCGTCACCATGGTCGTCTTCGCGGTGCTGGCGTTCCGTGCCGAGCTGGCCTTGCTCGGTGTGGTCTGCGTGATCTTCGCGGTGGTCGCGGTCGTCGACCTGGCCGTCATCCAACGCCGCCGTGCCGCCCGCCGCCGTGAGGAACCCGGTGTGCGGCACTCGCTCTTCGAGTGA
- a CDS encoding GDSL-type esterase/lipase family protein: MPGRWTTAAVCLLALVALACEAGGEATPRPTGSPPPGSPKVVAALGDSITTGFGSCLVLTSCERNSWSTGSGLRVDSHYRRLLDRNPKLRDKAYNHARPGARAAALAGQAEAAVRDRADYVTVLIGANDACRNSIEAMTPVTEFRAEIDRGLKVLREGRPKARVLVVSIPNLYRLWEVGHDDSRATRAWRRGVCPALLAEPTSTAPADRARRTEFKERISAYNRQLSAACRAYGSRCRYDGGAVHRVRFDLDLVNALDYFHPNTAGQSRLAEVTWRSSGYAD; encoded by the coding sequence ATGCCTGGACGCTGGACAACCGCCGCCGTCTGCCTGCTCGCGTTGGTCGCCCTGGCCTGCGAGGCGGGCGGAGAGGCGACCCCCCGACCCACCGGCAGCCCGCCACCCGGCTCCCCCAAGGTGGTCGCCGCCCTCGGTGACTCCATCACCACCGGCTTCGGCTCCTGCCTCGTGCTCACCTCCTGCGAACGCAACTCCTGGTCCACCGGGTCGGGGCTGCGGGTCGACAGCCACTACCGCCGGCTGCTGGACCGCAACCCCAAGCTGCGGGACAAGGCGTACAACCACGCCCGACCGGGGGCCCGGGCCGCCGCGTTGGCCGGCCAGGCGGAGGCGGCGGTACGCGACCGGGCCGACTACGTGACCGTGCTGATCGGGGCCAACGACGCCTGCCGCAACTCCATCGAGGCGATGACCCCGGTTACCGAGTTCCGGGCCGAGATCGACCGAGGGCTGAAAGTGCTGCGCGAGGGCCGACCCAAGGCCCGGGTGCTGGTGGTCAGCATCCCCAACCTGTACCGGCTCTGGGAGGTCGGCCACGACGACTCCCGGGCCACCCGGGCCTGGCGACGGGGGGTCTGTCCGGCGCTGCTGGCCGAGCCGACCTCGACCGCACCGGCCGACCGGGCCCGCCGCACGGAGTTCAAGGAACGGATCTCGGCCTACAACAGACAACTGTCGGCCGCCTGCCGCGCGTACGGCTCCCGGTGTCGGTACGACGGCGGGGCGGTGCACCGGGTCAGGTTCGACCTGGACCTGGTCAACGCCCTGGACTACTTCCACCCCAACACGGCCGGTCAGTCCCGTCTCGCCGAGGTGACCTGGCGCTCCTCCGGCTACGCCGACTGA
- a CDS encoding EcsC family protein, with protein sequence MSDPAPVNGQPGVPAVPGRRPEGEATETPPVTLWDRMRQDPQYAPEHLALEAVRRLGPEAATWVRQARAQHPNATPDSLADQVVRRFVNQARLSGAVSGAAGLPGAVLDVGVLAWTQARMVLHIAAAYGADPAHQDRAADLLVLQKVHKVAASARLALGVAAGRERAGALFGGGGQTTLGRAMLRLGIRLAQMAGVRAAKRVFAKVVPGAAIILGTWANSSATKNLAERSRAHYRQHGHPHIPTPRRSPEDDDQSA encoded by the coding sequence ATGAGCGACCCGGCTCCGGTCAACGGACAGCCCGGCGTCCCGGCAGTGCCGGGCCGGCGGCCCGAGGGTGAGGCCACCGAGACGCCACCGGTCACCCTCTGGGACCGGATGCGCCAGGACCCGCAGTACGCCCCGGAACATCTCGCCCTGGAGGCGGTACGCCGACTCGGTCCGGAGGCGGCCACCTGGGTCCGACAGGCCCGCGCGCAGCACCCGAACGCCACCCCGGACTCCCTGGCCGATCAGGTGGTACGCCGATTCGTCAACCAGGCCCGGCTCTCCGGTGCCGTCTCCGGGGCGGCCGGTCTGCCCGGTGCGGTGCTCGATGTCGGGGTGCTCGCCTGGACCCAGGCCCGCATGGTGCTGCACATCGCCGCCGCCTACGGCGCGGACCCGGCACACCAGGACCGGGCCGCCGACCTGCTGGTCCTGCAGAAGGTGCACAAGGTGGCGGCCAGCGCCCGACTGGCCCTGGGGGTGGCGGCGGGCCGGGAACGGGCCGGTGCGCTGTTCGGTGGTGGCGGTCAGACCACCCTGGGTCGGGCGATGCTGCGGCTCGGGATCCGGCTGGCCCAGATGGCCGGGGTACGGGCCGCGAAGCGGGTCTTCGCCAAGGTGGTACCGGGGGCGGCCATCATTCTGGGCACCTGGGCGAACTCCTCGGCCACCAAGAACCTCGCCGAACGCTCCCGGGCCCACTACCGTCAGCACGGTCATCCGCACATCCCGACCCCTCGCCGTTCCCCTGAGGACGACGATCAGTCGGCGTAG
- a CDS encoding proteasome assembly chaperone family protein, protein MLDPHELYELTTDLPELGQPVLIQALTGFVDAGNASRLAREQLLTSLESRQIARFDLDQLFDYRSRRPVMTFVEDHWESYDTPELVLHLLHDDDETPFLLLTGPEPDLQWERFVAAVAGLSARLDVRLTVGLNSIPMAVPHTRPAGVTAHATRPDLIVGYEPWLQRVQVPGSVGHLLEFRLGEAGRDALGFAAHVPHYVAQAEYPAAAEVLLASVSRSTGLLLPRDGLRSAAEAVRVEIDRQVTQSEEASTLVQALEEQYDAYARGQEGKNLLAAETGPLPTAEELGAELERFLAEQTRPNNE, encoded by the coding sequence GTGCTCGATCCACACGAGCTCTACGAACTCACCACCGATCTGCCCGAACTAGGGCAACCGGTCCTGATCCAGGCACTCACCGGTTTCGTCGACGCCGGCAACGCCAGCCGACTGGCCCGCGAGCAGTTGCTGACCTCGTTGGAGTCCCGCCAGATCGCCCGCTTCGACCTCGACCAGCTCTTCGACTACCGATCCCGCCGCCCGGTGATGACCTTCGTGGAGGATCACTGGGAAAGCTACGACACGCCGGAGTTGGTGCTGCATCTGCTGCACGACGACGACGAGACCCCCTTCCTGCTGCTCACCGGGCCGGAGCCGGATCTGCAGTGGGAGCGGTTCGTCGCCGCGGTCGCCGGGCTCTCCGCCCGGCTGGACGTACGCCTGACGGTGGGGCTCAACTCGATCCCGATGGCGGTGCCGCACACCCGGCCCGCCGGGGTGACCGCCCACGCCACCCGCCCCGATCTGATCGTCGGCTACGAGCCGTGGCTGCAACGGGTCCAGGTACCCGGCAGCGTGGGTCACCTGCTGGAGTTCCGCCTGGGTGAGGCCGGTCGGGACGCCCTGGGCTTCGCCGCCCATGTGCCGCACTACGTGGCGCAGGCGGAGTACCCGGCCGCCGCCGAGGTGCTGCTCGCCTCCGTGTCCCGCAGCACCGGGCTACTGCTGCCCCGCGACGGGCTGCGCTCCGCCGCCGAGGCGGTCCGGGTGGAGATCGACCGGCAGGTGACGCAGAGCGAGGAGGCCAGCACCCTGGTGCAGGCCTTGGAGGAACAGTACGACGCGTACGCCCGGGGTCAGGAAGGTAAGAACCTGCTGGCGGCGGAGACCGGCCCCCTGCCCACCGCGGAGGAACTCGGCGCCGAACTGGAACGTTTCCTGGCCGAACAGACCCGCCCCAACAACGAATGA
- a CDS encoding exodeoxyribonuclease III, with translation MRLATWNVNSVKARLPRLLDWLAGTEPDVVCLQETKCPDGAFPVAEVGELGYTVASHSDGRWNGVAILSRVGLADVTVGFPGEPGFPEPEARAIAATCGGVRVWSVYVPNGRAPDDPHYAYKLAWLGALREALAAELTDHPALAVCGDFNVAPTDDDVWDPALFATSTHVTPAERAALAALRDLGLVDVVPTPMKGPYPFTYWDYRAGMFHQNKGMRIDLVYASAPLAGTVRAAYVDREARKGKSPSDHAPIVVDTTVETF, from the coding sequence ATGCGTCTGGCGACCTGGAACGTGAACTCGGTGAAGGCCCGCCTGCCCCGGCTGCTCGACTGGTTGGCCGGCACCGAACCGGACGTGGTCTGCCTCCAGGAGACCAAGTGCCCCGACGGCGCCTTCCCGGTGGCCGAGGTGGGCGAGCTGGGCTACACCGTGGCCAGCCACAGCGACGGCCGGTGGAACGGGGTGGCCATCCTGTCCCGGGTCGGCCTGGCCGATGTCACGGTCGGCTTTCCCGGCGAGCCGGGCTTCCCCGAGCCGGAGGCCCGAGCCATCGCCGCCACCTGCGGCGGGGTACGCGTCTGGTCGGTGTACGTGCCGAACGGGCGGGCCCCCGACGACCCGCACTACGCCTACAAGCTGGCCTGGCTGGGGGCCCTGCGGGAGGCGCTGGCCGCCGAGTTGACCGACCATCCGGCGTTGGCGGTCTGCGGGGACTTCAACGTGGCCCCGACGGACGACGACGTGTGGGATCCGGCGTTGTTCGCCACCTCCACCCATGTCACCCCGGCCGAACGGGCCGCCCTGGCGGCGTTGCGGGACCTGGGCCTCGTCGATGTGGTGCCCACCCCGATGAAGGGGCCGTATCCCTTCACCTACTGGGACTATCGGGCCGGCATGTTCCACCAGAACAAGGGCATGCGGATCGACCTGGTGTACGCCTCGGCACCGTTGGCCGGCACGGTCCGCGCGGCCTATGTCGACCGGGAGGCCCGCAAGGGCAAGTCCCCCTCCGACCATGCCCCGATCGTCGTCGACACCACAGTCGAAACCTTCTGA
- a CDS encoding antibiotic biosynthesis monooxygenase family protein produces the protein MAVVKINAIEVPPGAGEELEKRFAARAHAVQNSPGFLGFELLRPVAGDNRYFVYTRWESEQAYQDWAAGPARAAHAAPPGGEQRPPVATGATLLEFEVVQQVP, from the coding sequence ATGGCAGTCGTGAAGATCAACGCGATCGAGGTACCCCCGGGAGCCGGCGAGGAGTTGGAGAAGCGGTTCGCCGCGCGGGCGCACGCCGTGCAGAACTCCCCCGGCTTCCTCGGCTTCGAGTTGCTGCGCCCGGTCGCCGGTGACAACCGCTACTTCGTCTACACCCGCTGGGAGAGCGAGCAGGCGTACCAGGACTGGGCCGCCGGCCCGGCCCGTGCCGCCCACGCCGCCCCGCCCGGCGGCGAACAACGCCCCCCGGTCGCCACCGGCGCCACCCTGCTGGAGTTCGAGGTGGTGCAGCAGGTTCCCTGA
- a CDS encoding class F sortase, translating into MPLAVVLVLLGVFATGAGLGRSVGDPLQWATAAGGGAEPPARETVAAPAAPRPVRLTVATVDINAPVKPVGDAADGTIDVPPLSRHEETGWYDRGPVPGEPGPAVIVGHVDTKSGPSVFYDLHKLRVGETVEVQRADGSVAVFTVDSVERFPKDQLPADRIYGHDGPPSLRLITCGGQWLGGATGYADNVIAFATHTETRPA; encoded by the coding sequence TTGCCGTTGGCGGTGGTGCTGGTACTGCTCGGTGTCTTCGCCACCGGCGCCGGGCTGGGGCGCAGCGTCGGTGATCCGTTGCAGTGGGCCACCGCGGCCGGCGGTGGTGCCGAGCCACCGGCGCGCGAGACGGTCGCCGCGCCCGCCGCACCCCGGCCGGTACGCCTCACGGTCGCGACGGTCGACATCAACGCCCCGGTGAAACCGGTCGGGGACGCCGCCGACGGGACGATCGACGTACCGCCGTTGAGTCGGCACGAGGAGACCGGCTGGTACGACCGGGGGCCGGTGCCCGGCGAGCCCGGTCCCGCCGTCATCGTCGGCCATGTCGACACCAAGAGCGGCCCCTCGGTCTTCTACGACCTGCACAAGCTCCGGGTCGGGGAGACCGTCGAGGTGCAGCGGGCGGACGGCTCGGTGGCGGTGTTCACGGTCGACTCCGTCGAACGCTTCCCCAAGGACCAACTGCCGGCCGACCGGATCTACGGCCATGACGGCCCGCCCAGCCTGCGGCTGATCACCTGCGGGGGTCAGTGGCTCGGCGGCGCGACCGGCTACGCCGACAATGTCATCGCCTTCGCCACCCACACCGAGACCCGCCCCGCATAG
- the trmB gene encoding tRNA (guanosine(46)-N7)-methyltransferase TrmB, giving the protein MSERQTAALQDLWPVYALRVGDATPFDPVALFGRRAPLVVEIGSGMGDTTVEMAAADPDRDYLAVEVHTPGIANLLDLVHQRELRNVRIAEGDAVELMQTIPADSLDAVHVFFPDPWPKSRHHKRRLIQPRHVALLRSRLALGGILHCATDWAEYAEAMRVTLDADPGLVNLHEGYAPRPAHRPVTRFERRALRAGRPIADLIYRRR; this is encoded by the coding sequence ATGAGCGAGCGGCAGACGGCCGCCCTGCAGGACCTCTGGCCGGTGTACGCGCTGCGCGTGGGCGATGCCACGCCGTTCGATCCGGTCGCCTTGTTCGGCCGCCGGGCTCCGCTGGTGGTGGAGATCGGGTCCGGCATGGGTGACACGACGGTCGAGATGGCCGCCGCCGACCCGGATCGAGACTATCTGGCGGTCGAGGTGCACACGCCCGGAATCGCCAACCTGCTGGACCTGGTCCACCAGCGTGAGCTGCGCAATGTCCGCATCGCCGAGGGCGACGCGGTGGAGTTGATGCAGACGATTCCGGCGGACTCCCTGGACGCGGTGCACGTCTTCTTCCCGGACCCCTGGCCCAAGTCCCGGCATCACAAGCGGCGGCTGATCCAGCCGAGGCATGTCGCCTTGCTGCGCTCCCGGCTGGCCCTCGGCGGCATCCTGCACTGCGCCACCGACTGGGCGGAGTACGCCGAGGCGATGCGGGTCACCCTGGACGCCGATCCGGGCCTGGTCAACCTGCACGAGGGGTACGCCCCCAGGCCCGCCCACCGGCCGGTGACCCGGTTCGAGCGGCGGGCCCTGCGGGCCGGCCGCCCGATCGCCGACCTGATCTACCGCCGCCGCTAA
- a CDS encoding DEAD/DEAH box helicase → MTLTAALPKTADPDTLYDAFAGWASARGLDLYPHQEEAVIEIVSGANVIMNTPTGSGKSLVAIAAHFAALADDRTTFYTAPIKALVSEKFFALCEVFGAENVGMLTGDASVNADAPIICCTAEILANLALREGSRADVGQVVMDEFHFYAEPDRGWAWQVPLIELPQAQFVLMSATLGDTTRFVDDLSRRTGRSTAVVRSAERPVPLIFSYAMTPMHETLEELLETKQAPVYVVHFTQAAALERAQALMSVNVCTRAEKDMIAQAIGNFRFTSGFGKTLSRLVRHGIGVHHAGMLPKYRRLVETLAQAGLLKVICGTDTLGVGINVPIRTVLFTGLSKYDGVRTRLLKAREFHQIAGRAGRAGFDTLGRVVVQAPEHVIENEKALAKAGDDPKKRRKVVRKKPPEGSIGWGEPTFQRLVEAEPEPLTSSFQVSHSMLLNVIGRPGDAFAAMRHLLTDNHEDPAAQRRHIRRAIAIYRALRAGGVVEELPEPDETGRRVRLTVDLQLDFALNQPLSPLALATIELLDSESPSYALDVLSVIESILDDPRQVLSAQQFKARGEAVAAMKAEGIEYEARLELLDNVTWPKPLAELLENAYEMYRQGHPWVADHQLSPKSVVRDMYERAMTFTEFVQFYGLSRSEGLVLRYLADAYKTLRQTVPEEAKTDELIDLIEWLGELVRQVDSSLIDEWERLRNPTDLPEVAAALDDRPTAVTRNTRAFRVLVRNALFRRVELAALRQWHSLGELDGATGWDADAWAEALEPYFESYGEIGIGPNARGPALLMIEQGRERWTVRQILDDPEGDHDWGISAEVDLAASDEAGTAVIRITDVGQL, encoded by the coding sequence ATGACTCTCACCGCCGCGCTGCCCAAGACCGCCGACCCCGACACCCTCTACGACGCGTTCGCCGGTTGGGCCTCCGCGCGCGGCCTCGACCTCTACCCCCATCAGGAGGAGGCGGTCATCGAGATCGTCTCCGGGGCCAACGTGATCATGAATACCCCGACCGGCTCGGGCAAGAGCCTGGTCGCGATCGCCGCGCACTTCGCCGCCCTGGCCGACGACCGGACGACCTTCTACACCGCGCCGATCAAGGCCCTGGTGTCGGAGAAGTTCTTCGCCCTCTGCGAGGTGTTCGGGGCGGAGAACGTCGGCATGCTCACCGGGGACGCCAGCGTCAACGCCGACGCTCCGATCATCTGCTGCACGGCGGAGATCCTGGCCAACCTGGCGCTGCGGGAGGGATCCCGGGCCGATGTCGGCCAGGTGGTCATGGACGAGTTCCACTTCTACGCCGAACCGGACCGGGGTTGGGCCTGGCAGGTGCCCCTGATCGAACTGCCTCAGGCGCAGTTCGTCCTGATGTCGGCCACCCTGGGGGACACCACCCGGTTCGTCGACGACCTGAGCCGGCGTACCGGGCGGTCCACCGCCGTCGTCCGCTCGGCCGAGCGGCCGGTCCCGCTGATCTTCTCGTACGCGATGACCCCCATGCACGAGACTCTCGAGGAACTGCTGGAGACCAAGCAGGCCCCGGTCTACGTCGTGCACTTCACCCAGGCCGCCGCCCTGGAGCGCGCCCAGGCCCTGATGAGCGTCAACGTCTGCACCCGGGCCGAGAAGGACATGATCGCCCAGGCGATCGGGAACTTCCGGTTCACCTCGGGCTTCGGCAAGACCCTGTCCCGGCTGGTCCGGCACGGCATCGGGGTGCATCACGCCGGCATGCTGCCCAAGTACCGCCGGCTGGTGGAGACCCTGGCCCAGGCCGGACTACTCAAGGTCATCTGCGGGACGGACACCCTCGGGGTCGGCATCAACGTGCCGATCCGTACGGTCCTGTTCACCGGCCTGTCGAAGTACGACGGGGTGCGGACCCGGCTGCTCAAGGCCCGCGAGTTCCACCAGATCGCCGGGCGGGCCGGACGCGCCGGCTTCGACACCCTGGGCCGGGTCGTGGTGCAGGCCCCGGAGCATGTGATCGAGAACGAGAAGGCCCTGGCCAAGGCCGGCGACGACCCCAAGAAGCGCCGCAAGGTGGTACGCAAGAAGCCGCCGGAGGGCTCGATCGGCTGGGGTGAGCCGACCTTCCAGCGGCTGGTAGAGGCCGAGCCGGAACCGCTCACCTCCAGCTTCCAGGTCAGCCACTCGATGCTGCTCAACGTCATCGGCCGCCCCGGTGACGCCTTCGCCGCCATGCGGCACCTGCTCACCGACAACCACGAGGACCCCGCCGCCCAGCGCCGGCACATCCGCCGGGCCATCGCCATCTACCGGGCGCTGAGAGCCGGTGGGGTGGTCGAGGAGTTGCCCGAGCCGGACGAGACCGGCCGACGGGTCCGGCTCACGGTCGACCTGCAACTAGACTTCGCGCTCAACCAGCCCCTGTCGCCGCTGGCCCTGGCCACCATCGAACTGCTGGACAGCGAGTCCCCCTCGTACGCCCTGGACGTGCTGAGCGTGATCGAGTCGATCCTCGACGACCCCCGCCAGGTGCTCTCCGCGCAGCAGTTCAAGGCCCGGGGTGAGGCGGTCGCCGCGATGAAGGCCGAGGGCATCGAGTACGAGGCCCGCCTGGAACTGCTCGACAACGTGACCTGGCCCAAGCCCCTCGCGGAACTGCTGGAGAACGCGTACGAGATGTACCGGCAGGGGCATCCCTGGGTCGCCGACCACCAGCTCTCCCCCAAGTCCGTGGTCCGCGACATGTACGAGCGGGCGATGACCTTCACCGAGTTCGTGCAGTTCTACGGGCTGTCCCGCTCGGAGGGCCTGGTGCTGCGCTACCTGGCCGACGCGTACAAGACCCTGCGGCAGACCGTGCCCGAGGAAGCCAAGACCGACGAGCTGATCGACCTGATCGAGTGGCTCGGGGAGCTGGTCCGCCAGGTCGACTCCAGCCTGATCGACGAATGGGAGCGGCTGCGCAACCCGACCGACCTGCCGGAGGTCGCCGCCGCCCTGGACGACCGTCCCACGGCGGTCACCCGCAACACCCGCGCCTTCCGGGTCCTCGTCCGCAACGCCCTGTTCCGTCGGGTCGAGTTGGCCGCGCTGCGGCAGTGGCACAGCCTCGGCGAACTGGACGGGGCCACCGGGTGGGACGCCGACGCCTGGGCCGAGGCGCTGGAGCCCTACTTCGAGTCGTACGGCGAGATCGGCATCGGGCCGAACGCCCGGGGCCCGGCGCTGCTCATGATCGAGCAGGGTAGGGAACGCTGGACGGTACGGCAGATCCTCGACGACCCCGAGGGCGACCACGACTGGGGCATCAGTGCCGAGGTCGACCTGGCCGCCTCCGACGAGGCGGGCACGGCGGTCATCCGGATCACGGACGTCGGCCAACTCTGA
- a CDS encoding LPXTG cell wall anchor domain-containing protein — MTSRMARWPRLAVGTAVLATAALLGSAPVAYAADARPDLFVSFTREPVAEVDNSGTTVGMYVYNYGEADASAVTVTLDLSKLSAGVVATVPEWVDECKLAGKKITCAVGVLVAGQVDTLYPVSLASEKGAKPGDAGSISVTIAGAEEDANPDDNTTTFPVSVVASGPDLVAAAADLNDKSDRVGGGDTVPLYSGVFNEGDTTAEGFSFSVSLATGATFVERYSDCTYADYYPDATGAPYVYGPSEVTCVLPLPLEPGEGLLLFDDESGESLFNITFGRNLSGPGEHSGVVSVALAGQSRAAQKVTGSKGKGSSLAAAAKALQVKAADAKASRRSAAERELDESNNYADFRFWSKKNTLDVAVTAPAIKGAVGETVDLTYEVVNHGPSDGGGPGVLITAPSGTVLLPAEWCYTDGEPGRTLPESKKLRCNFESEFPSTASGFGRIKATVKIKIKSEPGTDGTIVADGAMYSSESKPENNTARIVINTGDGDGGTGGGLPVTGTSATLLAGVGAAVLAVGAVLLVMFRRRRVAFQAPRD; from the coding sequence ATGACATCCCGCATGGCCCGTTGGCCACGCCTTGCCGTCGGCACGGCGGTGCTGGCGACGGCGGCCCTCCTCGGCTCCGCCCCGGTGGCGTACGCCGCGGACGCACGTCCCGACCTGTTCGTATCGTTCACCCGAGAGCCGGTCGCGGAGGTCGACAACAGCGGCACCACCGTCGGCATGTACGTCTACAACTACGGCGAGGCGGACGCGAGCGCGGTGACCGTCACCCTCGACCTGAGCAAGCTCTCCGCCGGAGTCGTCGCGACCGTGCCGGAGTGGGTCGACGAGTGCAAGCTCGCCGGCAAGAAGATCACCTGCGCCGTCGGGGTGCTCGTCGCCGGGCAGGTCGACACCCTCTACCCGGTGTCGTTGGCCAGCGAGAAGGGTGCCAAGCCCGGCGATGCCGGCTCGATCTCGGTGACCATCGCCGGTGCGGAGGAGGACGCGAACCCGGACGACAACACCACGACCTTCCCGGTCTCGGTGGTCGCCTCCGGGCCCGATCTGGTGGCCGCAGCCGCAGACCTGAACGACAAGTCCGACCGGGTCGGCGGCGGTGACACCGTGCCCCTCTACAGTGGCGTGTTCAACGAGGGCGACACCACCGCCGAGGGCTTCAGCTTCAGCGTCAGTCTCGCCACCGGCGCCACCTTCGTCGAGCGCTACAGCGACTGCACGTACGCCGACTACTACCCCGACGCCACCGGGGCTCCGTACGTGTACGGGCCGAGTGAGGTCACCTGCGTACTGCCCTTGCCCCTGGAGCCGGGTGAGGGACTGCTGCTGTTCGACGACGAGAGCGGCGAGTCGCTGTTCAACATCACCTTCGGTCGCAACCTGTCCGGGCCGGGGGAGCACAGTGGAGTCGTCAGCGTCGCCCTGGCGGGGCAGTCGCGGGCCGCGCAGAAGGTCACCGGCAGCAAGGGCAAGGGTTCCTCCCTCGCCGCTGCCGCCAAGGCCCTGCAGGTCAAGGCTGCGGACGCCAAGGCCTCCCGGCGGTCCGCCGCCGAGCGGGAGCTCGACGAGTCGAACAACTACGCGGACTTCCGGTTCTGGAGCAAGAAGAACACCCTGGACGTGGCTGTCACCGCCCCGGCGATCAAGGGCGCCGTGGGTGAGACCGTCGACCTGACCTACGAGGTCGTCAACCACGGTCCCTCCGACGGCGGGGGCCCGGGGGTGCTCATCACCGCGCCCAGCGGCACGGTGCTGCTGCCCGCCGAGTGGTGCTACACCGACGGCGAGCCGGGCCGGACCCTGCCCGAGTCGAAGAAGCTGCGCTGCAACTTCGAGAGCGAGTTCCCGAGCACCGCCTCCGGCTTCGGTCGGATCAAGGCGACCGTCAAGATCAAGATCAAGTCCGAGCCCGGTACGGACGGCACGATCGTGGCCGACGGCGCCATGTACTCCAGCGAGTCCAAGCCGGAGAACAACACCGCCCGCATCGTCATCAACACCGGTGACGGTGACGGCGGTACCGGCGGCGGCCTGCCGGTGACCGGCACCTCGGCCACCCTGCTCGCCGGTGTCGGTGCCGCCGTGCTGGCGGTCGGCGCCGTACTCCTGGTGATGTTCCGTCGTCGTCGCGTGGCGTTCCAGGCCCCGCGCGACTGA